The Deltaproteobacteria bacterium genome includes a region encoding these proteins:
- a CDS encoding anti-sigma factor: MNRALPADLDCIAAVEQVTDYLEGALPPHARTEFEQHLVTCPGCVTYLRQLRAQIAASSTLAEQRPVPEEVTQELLAMFRASRGEK; the protein is encoded by the coding sequence ATGAATCGCGCCCTGCCGGCCGATCTCGACTGCATCGCGGCCGTGGAGCAGGTCACGGACTACCTCGAAGGCGCGCTTCCGCCACACGCGCGCACCGAGTTCGAGCAGCACCTCGTGACCTGCCCCGGCTGCGTCACCTACTTGCGGCAGCTCCGCGCCCAGATCGCGGCTTCCTCGACGCTGGCCGAGCAGCGGCCGGTCCCCGAGGAAGTGACGCAAGAGCTGCTGGCCATGTTCCGCGCATCGCGAGGTGAGAAATGA